From the genome of Arvicola amphibius chromosome 9, mArvAmp1.2, whole genome shotgun sequence, one region includes:
- the LOC119823821 gene encoding olfactory receptor 2B11-like: MIVINKSHPEEFILLGFADRPWLELPLFIILLVTYPLAMLGNIAIILVSILDPHLHSPMYFFLTNLSFLDMCYTTSIVPQMLTNLGGSTKTISYMRCVVQLYFFHTMGGTECVLLALMSFDRYVAICKPLHYTLIMNQRTCLLLVSTVWLTGITYAVSEATVTLQLPLCGHNKLDHLVCEIPVLIKTACGEKETNELALSVVCVFILAVPLCLILASYASIGHSVLKIKSSEGRKKAFGTCSSHLIVVLLFYGPAISMYLQPPSSITKDQPKFMALFYGVVTPTLNPFIYTLRNKDVKGALSKLSSYIFSPKRNFADIKQNI; this comes from the coding sequence ATGATAGTCATAAATAAAAGTCATCCAGAAGAATTCATTTTGCTTGGCTTTGCAGACCGTCCTTGGCTGGAACTTCCTCTCTTCATCATTCTTCTGGTAACATATCCACTGGCCATGTTGGGAAACATTGCCATCATTCTGGTGTCCATATTAGAcccccatctccacagccccatgtatttcttcctcaCCAACCTCTCCTTTCTGGACATGTGCTACACCACAAGCATTGTGCCTCAGATGCTAACCAACCTTGGAGGATCAACAAAGACCATCAGCTACATGAGGTGTGTAGTTCAGCTTTATTTCTTCCACACAATGGGGGGCACAGAATGTGTCCTCCTGGCTCTTATGTCCTTTGACCGCTATGTTGCCATCTGCAAACCTCTGCACTACACCCTTATCATGAATCAGCGTACCTGCCTCCTGTTAGTGTCTACTGTGTGGCTAACAGGGATTACCTATGCTGTCTCAGAGGCCACTGTGACACTGCAATTGCCACTGTGTGGCCACAATAAACTGGATCACTTGGTGTGTGAGATTCCAGTTCTGATAAAAACTGCCTGTGGTGAAAAAGAGACTAATGAGCTTGCTCTCTCTGTGGTATGCGTATTTATCTTAGCTGTTCCCCTGTGCTTAATTCTTGCCTCCTATGCTAGTATTGGACATTCTGTTCTGAAAATCAAATCttcagagggaaggaaaaaggccTTTGGAACATGCTCCTCTCATCTCATAGTAGTTCTCTTATTCTACGGCCCAGCCATTAGCATGTATCTTCAGCCGCCCTCCTCTATTACAAAAGACCAACCCAAATTCATGGCTCTTTTCTATGGAGTAGTGACTCCTACTCTGAACCCCTTCATCTATACCCTGAGGAATAAAGATGT